A genomic region of Haliotis asinina isolate JCU_RB_2024 chromosome 1, JCU_Hal_asi_v2, whole genome shotgun sequence contains the following coding sequences:
- the LOC137285835 gene encoding uncharacterized protein, with translation MPRVQPQHVTPSSDGSKETTYPRSVLHLLNPMITLMRVCGVCTGLGVTLENIGCTDYRFRLLHKDGWFHTLYCVFINSYLWIYTGILVYRLALLVTMSSEWIIVFQLLVLNITSSSFCTWASLNYRNGIHQTWVKHFYLYEQCYGVHEKMEDMVKKSRLLVAFFMSIGISMPLSLFIYALVIPEVGDMLFVVDRSWGWWNYLITVINYLILFTSASSSVIQSVIGSYPLCSELDVINTTMERYVTEYIKHQESHTFQCVSEYHNEKNEQLRTVIGRHKHICRLISGFGDSIAYMQFTGLFMSLPLSCFSLYVIMTRIESQSNVILCACILVLCSLICIVMSIVGVRVNVKAHAALKHMLQIPTVHLNETTMRAVNQFTSLLTGTTIGYDVYGFFTINPPTVLNIVGTLVTYVVVVLQFRPADSQTSLRSLCQDLVTNVTLLMEDMHNTSSCS, from the exons ATGCCTCGTGTTCAGCCACAGCATGTAACACCTTCTTCTGATGGGAGCAAAGAAACTACTTATCCCAGATCCGTTCTACATCTCCTTAACCCAATGATAACCTTGATGCGTGTTTGTGGAGTGTGCACTGGTCTAGGGGTTACTCTGGAGAATATTGGATGTACTGACTACCGTTTCAGGCTGCTTCACAAAGATGGGTGGTTCCATACACTGTACTGCGTCTTCATAAACAGTTATCTTTGGATTTACACCGGGATACTTGTCTATAGACTTGCACTACTTGTAACGATGTCGAGTGAATGGATTATAGTTTTTCAATTACTGGTTTTGAATATCACATCATCTAGTTTTTGTACATGGGCCTCACTGAATTATCGTAACGGAATACATCAGACTTGGGTGAAACATTTCTACTTGTATGAACAATGTTACGGCGTACATGAAAAAATGGAAGACATGGTTAAGAAAAGTCGGTTACTTGTTGCATTTTTTATGTCCATTGGAATTTCGATGCCACTATCTCTGTTCATCTATGCCCTTGTCATTCCCGAAGTCGGagatatgttgtttgttgttgacagATCTTGGGGGTGGTGGAACTATTTGATAACTGTAATcaattatttgattttgttcACATCAGCATCGAGCTCAGTTATTCAGTCAGTGATTGGATCCTACCCTCTTTGTTCGGAACTTGACGTGATAAACACCACTATGGAACGATATGTTACAGAATACATAAAGCATCAAGAAAGCCACACATTCCAATGTGTGTCTGAGTATCACAATGAAAAGAATGAGCAACTGAGGACCGTAATAGGACGACACAAGCACATCTGTAGATTAATATCTGGGTTTGGCGACTCCATTGCCTACATGCAGTTTACTGGATTGTTCATGTCACTCCCGCTGTCATGCTTTTCACTGTATGTTATTATGACACGCATAGAATCACAAAGTAATGTTATTCTGTGTGCGTGTATCTTGGTTCTTTGCAGCCTGATATGCATCGTCATGTCCATTGTAGGTGTGAGGGTGAATGTAAAG GCACATGCTGCTCTAAAACACATGCTACAGATCCCGACAGTCCACCTCAACGAAACAACCATGAGAGCA GTGAACCAGTTCACAAGCCTGCTAACTGGGACAACAATTGGTTACGATGTGTATGGCTTTTTTACTATCAACCCACCGACTGTCCTAAAT ATAGTTGGAACTTTGGTGACCTACGTTGTGGTGGTTCTGCAGTTTCGTCCAGCGGATTCTCAGACAAGTCTTAGGTCATTGTGCCAGGACCTAGTGACTAATGTTACTTTGTTGATGGAGGATATGCACAACACATCATCATGttcataa